The sequence AAAACGTTTGAAGATTATCAGAGTTTTCTCGAGCAACACTCCGACAATCTAGACCAGACAGTAAAAAAATTCTTACAAGACAAACTTGACCAGGAAGTCAAGGGCGAGACCAGTCGTCAACATTCGGAACTCTAAGTTATTAACGTAGTCGAgattaatatttaatatatGATATGCTGCTAAACAAGGAAGAGGACACTATTTAACACCAGAGTATAAAAAATTGAAACGATTGTATATCATTGGAAAATTTTTGGGAATTGTAACTAAATAAAGACTCTTTGACATGTCAAATACAAATAGTACCTTGCTGAAGTTTCTAAATCAAAAGGAGAAGATTCGGTTTTGCTTGCAAAGGTTAGCCTCGACGGCCTTTCGTCGGCagtatattttaatttgtttctgaAGTTGCTTCTGGCCGATTTAATCACTCGTTTGGAGTTGAATTTCGCCTTCTTTTGCGGGCACATTTCGTTTAGGCATGCGCAGATCGCTTTGCTGCTGCACCTCAAGTGCGATAGTGTGTGTGATGTTTATAGCGTGGACGGTAAAACCTATGCGAGATTGCTGGCGTGGACACGAAGAAACCTATGCGTTTCCGCGGGGATGAAAACGGCCCACATGAAAAACGCATTAGTGGGGACAAACCTCAGTCAGTGAATCTATGGTGGTAAAATCTATGGTAAATCTATGGTGGTATTTTTTTGGGAGGCGGAGGCTGGGAAAGTTAGTGCTGATACTTGAGCTTTATATACAGCGCCATGTTTTATGTATAGCAGGAGTCGATGAGTAGGACCATGCAACTGccataggccagttcggaaaataccataatactctttgtttgtccccccaaattttgcataagcattgttcttgttttctcttcggaccattgtaattcccaagagaaactggaaacaatgcttatgcaaaatttgggggcacaaacaaagagtattatggtattttccgaactggcctatacTAAGCAAATGTCACGGCagttttacagactgatctatttttagtatagcTTTTCTTtggtgaaagaaaggcagttccggtccaatgacgcagtgacgtcaattaccTTCTTATGATTGGTCATggtactcccacgggagtctcattccagggaaattcgatctaaaaatataacggtctatgaaaacgccgtgaaaggaatatagtggagttggaTGCTCCTACTCATTAGCTCCTGTGTATAGTTAATGCGCCTTCTTTTTGAGTTGATTTTGTTCAAGTGGTTTTGATATGGCATAAATTTGCGGCACAGCGGCTTTCATGAATTTCAGGAAAAGCACTGACCTAGAAGATGGCCTTGATTGAGCTGCAGATTAAACCCAAGTTTCTCTCCTAGCATTTTCCAATTTCTTGGTGATATCATGGATGTTCAAGGTCGTGCCTTCCTTTGTCCACTTCTCTTTTCTTAGAACAGGTGGACTGTCAGTAACAGTAACGTTCAGAACTTTGTTGATTGTGTCATTGCTAATTCTCGTGTTGTTGGAAGTCGCTAGGTTCGAGCTGATTCGCCGACAACGAACGCCGTCCGCGTCGTCAACTTCACCTGGTTTTCGTTTGCATGTTCTATAAATTGCCTTGTATTCGCCCCTCATTGTTTTATCAAACAGCGAGTAAATAACTGGGTTAACAGAGCTGTTAGCGGCGGCTAACATTAACCCTAAATGAACTAACCACGGCGGCGGTGAAGTGTCGGAAAACAGTTTAAACGTCGTAGCTATGGTGTAAGGCAACCAACAAAACACGAAAGCGCCGACAACAACAATCACTGTCCGTAAAATTGCACTCTGTTGTCTTTGGCGCGCTTCTTCTTCTGACGGATTCTTATGAGGATCGTTGTTCATAAAACGTGCGCTAACTTTTGAGCGGTGATAAATGTAAGCGTAAACCACAATCATTGAAATAACTGGAAGAGCAAAGGCGAATCCTGCCAGGCCCATAGTGTATAAGGTGTTTTTAAGGCCTTTAGCTGCCCAATTAGGTTTGCACGAGTTGGTGATGGGGTCCTCAATTATCTCTCCCCAGCCCGCTAACGGAGCAGCAGCCCAGAACACAGAGTGAAACCAAGCAAAGATGATTAGCCACGTCGCCCGCCTCTGTGTAAATGTCTCTTTGGATCTGTAATAAAAAGGCTTGGTAACTGCGTTTAAACGATCCACGCTGACTAGTAAAAGTGTCATAATAGAGACGTTAAGAGAGGTTGAAATCACCACTGAAAACGCGTAACAAAGTGTCTTTCCCATGTGCCATTCTTGGCGGAATGCAACGGCGAGAAGCACCGGGGCGCAAAATATTCCTGGGAAAGAAAGAGCAAGTCAGTGTAAGAATCTCTTGGGTTAGCCTGGGGGACCCAGGATCACATTTAAGACAGATGAGCCAGCTTGTTTAGCTTTTTGGTCCACGCACTGCCAAGCAAAACCAGTCACCCAACAAAAACTTGTTATTATTTGTTAAATTGTTATGATTTGTTCTTTAATCCACTCCCGAGCCAACCAGCCAGTActtatttttccttcaaatgtGGCCTTGTATTGTTTAATTGAGAACCTACTCTAAATGAACAGGACACACCGTGCCGGAGCGCGCGGAATCGTTCATCTCAGGATATGGCTTTGCAATCCTAAGATAGTGTGGTGTCAAATTCCTTTCATCAATGGTGTACTCCTGGAGGTGTGCTCTTATGTCTTAATGAAAAGTCCTTATCAGAGGGTCATTCATTAGTTCCCCTGTATAGGTCGTAACCTATGTTCACCGGAAATCCTACTGTTTCAATAGACATGTACACTTTATTCAAACAGAAAAGCACTGCTTCCTTTGCTTTTAACCCTAGGCACCCATGACGTTAACTTTTGCCGACGTTATCTTCTTCGTTCTTCGAAAACAATAACACTGTCACAAACTCGGTATAAAGGCAGATAACACTAGAAGTTACTAGAGGTTTAGCCGTTAGTAttgtgaattttctttaacaaagAAAGAAGAGCAATATATAGCTTTTATTACAAGTTGGATGGAGAAGTATTGATTCCGATTTTCGTGAGATCTGCTCTCGTGACAAATAATCATTGTTCCCAACTAAAAGGACGAACAAAGGGTGTTTATTGTAAATATAAGAATTCTTTATTAAATTTGAGGACACCAATGGTGTAAAAAAGACAGCTTGCTCATTTCAGAACATGATCTTGGAGTTCTtttgacaacaaaaacaaaaaagaacgcATCGTGACTTATTAAAGTTAAACACAGACTCGCATAATATACAACTGTAAAGAAAGCGGTGTAACTCATGTAGGAATTTTGGATTTGAATAATAAATTTCAATTTGGTAATGTGCGAAAGTAAGTCGTAAACTGCATCCGAAAGACTGACGTTTTACTACTTACCAACAAGAAGGTCACCTAACGACAGGCTTCCATAAAACTTGATGGTCGATGAGCTCCGGCGCTGTTTCATTACAACACAAGACAACACTAGGCCATTTCCGATGAGTGTCGCCATACTCAGGCAAGTCCAAAATATCAACTGAAATGCTTGCCAACCTTTTGATATCGCTTGTTTTTCGTTCATTTCAAGTCCTTGTGTATGATTGTGAGGATGGTGATCCATGTTGACTTAGGATTAATGCGACCTTTATCCTCCTGACTTCAAAATAAAAGGATGTCAGAGTTGTTGAAGAGGAGATTAACATCCTTCACGCAATCAAACGAACCGAGAGCGTGTAGACCGGAAATGTTTTTGAACGAGACGCGTAGGTATGTACTACGTGTGTCACAAACGATGCTACGTTCCTTGCACAGATGGTGGGGTCAGGTGGGGTAAGATTAGGCAAACCTATTGTAGCaagtgaaaataattaaatacgAAATAAGGCAGAATAGAAGTTAAAATATTCAACGCCTCTTGAGCAGGTCAACTCGAGTCTCCTGGATTCTAATTGTtattcaagaaaaacaataaaaaattacagctgaataataattacaattgtTATTCAGGTGTGAAGCAATCGAgtgtaaagcctggtttccatatcgttgtatctgtcgtacgaaaaaaattcataggacagctacaattttatggaaacctcccgtacaaatgctcaatacaaaagaaacgacagatacaactttttgtacgagatagaatgaattctatctgtcctatgaatttttttcgtacgacagacacgacagatacaacgatatggaaaccaggcttaagcaaATGTTAATTTAAGGTTCCCTTTGGAACCAACATTGAGAAAAACTCAGAATTTAATGCTTCTGAACTTGTGCTTTCGAgtattgctggttttcagagtcacgccattcagaataaatcaaaataataatcaaaaccgtTAAATATATTAAGTCCAGAatcggagaaaagaaagaaggtaactatgcaaatactctcgccaaaattcaggtcacagcaaattttctaatggaagataagcggagaaacgttttacccaaatttatagagatttgtatggagaagCCATGCTGGTGCCCATCTAGTTGGGCATCAACATTTTAATTTAAGAAGCATTCTTCGGCGCAATTCAACCGATAATGTGGAATTTGTACTTCATTATAACCACAATACCAAACATGACACTTAGATCATCAACCACAAGTGAACTCATTTGCGTACACAAGGCTCATGCGAGAGAATTTTTTCAGATTGATCGGTGAAGCAAAGATGAGAAAGTCATCAATTTTTTTCGTGATGAAATTCTTTAGCGGAAGGATGAGTATTCAATAAGCTTGAAGAACAATTTACCTAAAATAATTGAATTAGAAAAGTGCCAACATGTCTCGTCAATTTTTAATACGTAATTAcaggagcccatctgatgggctccaggtaattattattttcaccCCCAAAATCACCTATTCAGTTGACCATTTTCCTTCCTATGTGCAttctttcaaaatactaaaaaatGGCAAGGTTAGCAACTTTTAAACtattatcattttttcttttattatgtGTTTTTTCGATCCGGATTTTTTAATCcgacataattttttttctgaacatttaaggtggctctatatattttttttggcgCGCGAGGAATAGGTGCAAATGACGCGAGCGCGCGAGTATTTAATAGGAATGTGAAGGAAGTTAAAAACTTCGTATGCTGCGTGGCGCTTAGTACTacaataaaggaaataaaagttgagaacGTTGCTGAAAGTGCCAAAATCGTAACAAATgtccagacgtttcgggactgtgcccttcatcagtggaatgttcgttaaTGTTTAAAGCCACGCTTACTAGTAAttgatttaaaatttgaaagttgcgtTGTGCACGCGCGCGCCAacttcaaatgaactgaaaatcagCATTGAGGCCGCGCGGATGGCATGTCCCGAGACGAAAGATGAGACGCATCTCCTGTCTCTTCCTCTGTTTGTTACCCTCGCAGAGTTTTATCCCGCGGACCAGCGCGTCCGCAGCAGTATGTAAGAAtgtctattttgatgacgtcacttgagtgatctaaaaacgcaTATTGCGCGCTttccagacggtgaatttttttgatAATCGGTTCATGgcgcttttttttctctcgctgttgggaaaaaaatcatcaaattttacacatacattAATATTGATGTaatacgcgtcaaaaacgaaaattgcgaatttctccaaaatttatgcatagattttcttgtagctttgtcAGTTAAAACTCGttggatgtttactctgtttcccctgaaacaaagaaaattcaccgcctagaaacctagaaacaccgtcTAGAAGTCAGGTTGGTTCAAAAAGGCCaaagcatctctatcagtagttgccataaCAACAAGATTTGGGTTCTGAGAGAGTGTTCCATATGTAGTCTAACGCTGcaggtttttattattgactTTCTACCGAGTGCTCTGTGATAAACATTTGGCAACCTGAAAAGTTATTTATGcagatgtgatattcaaacctttgtaaaatagtatataAAGCCACCTTAAGTATCTCCAAAATCGGCCGTTTTTGACCATTTTGTCTTTCAAAATGTCCAAGAATAGCCATTTATGCCACTAAATTttgaatagggagtttaagaaatgaggaagcttaagcaaggacgacagcAAGgacaacgacgacgccagaaaacaatagggagtttaagatctacgacgcgacagtagcgaaaacgtcgctcaaaattgcaagttcaagtttttcaatctatttcgccattatgtcagtttgtttaacttttgaaagctagcggaactacccaggaactgaatttagaggtgcggtgtcaacgctagaaaagaatattcaaatttgcgcccgagtgttcacgttctctgtaaaacttgagaaatggtcatttcacgtcgcagatttgtcgagaacttgaaagaaatgcacggaattaaaaaatgcacgtgaagggcgtgcaaaacttttgtttttgtcaattaagtatgcaaattttgtggcgtcgtcgctgcagtcgcgtcgttgatcttaaactccctaatagggagtttacgcaaacacgacgtcgatgGCAGCGacaacgtcatctgaaaatgtaacttcgcgtttcttcaatcatttctcaattattcaaagtcattacatTATGCTTGCacaatgtgttctaactatccgggaattaaattggaaccagcgcttcatagataagaagacaaaatttaacatttgtcataatatggtcacgtcgtccacacaactgcaaaacaggtcatttcatgtcgcagaaagaacgagaacgtctgcaaaatgtcaaaaatgaaaactgaacgtgcaaagcgtgcacaactattgtttttgacaatcaaatatgcaaatttgtgacgtccttgttgccgtcgtcgtcgtggttgcgtaagttCCCTAATGATCTaattggtcgaatgaggaaatctaatcgtgctgcacgtgcggcaggcACTTTAATACAATTCTttaacgtagtctgccaaatgataacgtgaaatttccaaatttaaggtttaaacgACAACGTGATATAtctttacttcaacggcgcttcgaCCAGTCCATTTGCGAGCTCTGTcaacaatagggagttttagcaatgatgacggaagcgacaagaaaaacgtcacttgaaaataaacacttgcgcaactgtgactattttgcgattatcccatcttgttcgcattttacaatgttaacaaagaaccctgcaactggatttgtctgagcgctgtcaaagtaaatacacggaactaaagattaacggttgtatgctcaagtattcatcaaaacggtaaatgtggtaattccacgttgttgttttgcagaggacagcacggacttgttcataataGCGTGCCGCCCGTGAAGCACCATTATTTTTctacactcgaccaatcaaattcttaattcatGGCAACTGGGTCTCGACAGAGGTTtaaggcctagggcaaacgtcgaatcttagtcgaatttaattcgtcgaacctatttattttgaaataggcgcatgaatggtgcgacgtttgctgcaattaaattcgactcaaattaTTTGATTCGACTCTAGCATGGGTTCGACTTGCCAAGTCGGATAATGCGACAGCGGTTCGGCGTGTCGGCAAACGCCGCTCCAAACACGTGctgaattcaattcataaatcatgcaaatcacaaaataattgatttaaatgtGTAAGACTGGGCAAATGccacaaaaatacatactccCCCATCTGGCAAACGCTATTTTCCCCCCTGACGAGCAAGCGCTGCACAAAGACAATTTCGCCACCGGGAATGGCGAGCTATAGAAAGTCATTGCTGACACCGCACCGGAGCATGATGGAAATGTGTTGTTCATGTTTCATGGACAcgaaatataaatgcttgagatgtactcacaaaatggcatttaattcaaaatcaacccctacttttttcttcaaagaaccacctatcatttcgtacaaaaaaaaattcttaagagatctgcttgtgagagcaaaactataaaagttgctatacatgttttcacacaggaagggaatcagtgtggcTTGTCACTCGTTGCGTTTTCTTATCTAGATATcctgaaagtctctttaaaccgtttctcGCTGTCAGTGGACCATACGTTGGTAAACCAACCAACACTGCGTTCAGTTGGAAGCAGCGGCAAGACCGACTCAAGACCGCGGCTCCACTGTTGTTTGCTAACAAAAGCGCGGTCAAGCATGCCACTCGGAGTAGTAGCTGTTGTCTCTgatcagagttaatattaactactAACTCTGCTCTGATACACTCAGTTCTCAGAGCTGTATGTAATGCGAgtcttctctttctatttttcgcaattaattgccaaagtaaggccTCACGAACACTGTATTCCGGCATCTCGCTGACAACTCCTAGAAGTAATTAGCAGCGCATGGGGTGAATAGCACGGGGGCATGTGCTTATTCGtctgttttaatgaagtgcaactGGCGAAATAGGATCGACAGAGGTTTGACGTTTGCTACCACGCTGGAATGAAGTCGACTATTTGTCGCAcctattttaaatgtattcgaCGCGACTTAAATTCcacgtttgccctaggcctaagACTCTTGACTGTTCTTTTGCTCCTTCGATTGATAATTCTCCTCCCTCTCAAGTTGCGTCTACCAATTCTCTTGGGGCCCATCTCGACAAGCATCTTTCCTGAGATACACACATTActaaaatttctcaaaaagttgcTTCGGGTATTGGTGCCCTAAAGCGCGGTCGTTGTTTCGTTCCATTCGAAACCTTAATTTGCGTGTTCAGTTCGATAATCGAGCCACACTTTGACTATTGAGACATAATGAACTAGAGCCGCGGAGTTGCAGAGGCTCTAAAATCGCGCTGCCAGGGTTGTGACTTTTTCTGACTTCGACTTCGTCGAGCCACTTTTTCAGCAGTTAAATTGGATTTTATTATATACATAAGGCCAATttctatattctttatatttcaccatGTGAAATATAaggaagacagaattctatttggaaggtttattacatgaaattagcCTTATATAtacataacaaacaaattacaccatagaaagtacGCCGTgcggatttttattcactcgaagcaaaactttagaaactcactcgttcgctacgctcactcgtttctaaagttttgcgtcTCGTGAATAAATATCcatacggcgcactttctatgaagtaatctatttgaACTCGTCGTCGTGAGCTCCACACAGTAAACACGGTTTACAAACGTACTCACGGTTTTAAGCGCCTCAGTATTTACAGGATCGATTTGTGGGCCGTGTTTCCTATTTCTTAAGAGAGTTCCTCTAATAAATTTGTTGTCCCTGTCTCCCGCACAAATCATCTTAAAAACAGTTTTCGTTATAACGGGGCGGTCATATGGAACGGTTTGCCTTCGATTCTTCGGCAGGCGGAATCCATGCACGGTTTTAAATCTGGCTGCAAGGAATTTTTCAAATAATATACACTCGGCGTCCATGAAAAGCAAGcttttctattttttgttttttattgattatttattcatattttattgcattttttgccTTATAGATTAGTTCATAGGCTTTTATATATGTATTAATGTGAATTCAATTGGCTTAGTCGGAATTTTTATAGTTCATGCCTGATGTTTTTTACCGAGTTTAAATAACGTTACTTGACTTTACTTGACTTGTCAGCTACGATGTAGTCTTAATCAAAGGTCCTTCACCTACTTAAGTTGAATTCTCAGAGTGATTTCAACACTGTCATGCCATTTGTTCAACTCGACACATGATTATAGCAAAGTGACAACTTCAAAGCAACGTTCTTTCGTTCAAAAGGTGACAACACCATCTTACACTGTGAAAATTAATagggaaattaaaatataaCTAGATTGAACTCCTAGAAACAAACATACATCAACAGAGAGAGAGCTCAGATCAAGAAACTGCAACCAACAAGTattaaaatatgaaattttatGAAGCATGCACTTTCAACATTCTTGAACAAAAACACTCACAGTTTAGCCTGAgaaattaaacatatttttcaCTGTGTTCTTAACTGTTTCTCTGATATCACGTATCTTCCAGCAGTAAAGTATCGGATTTAACGACGAATTAAAATAGGCAATTGTTAACGCTGAGTTTAAAAAAATCGATCCTGGAT is a genomic window of Acropora muricata isolate sample 2 chromosome 8, ASM3666990v1, whole genome shotgun sequence containing:
- the LOC136925520 gene encoding adenosine receptor A3-like; this encodes MDHHPHNHTQGLEMNEKQAISKGWQAFQLIFWTCLSMATLIGNGLVLSCVVMKQRRSSSTIKFYGSLSLGDLLVGIFCAPVLLAVAFRQEWHMGKTLCYAFSVVISTSLNVSIMTLLLVSVDRLNAVTKPFYYRSKETFTQRRATWLIIFAWFHSVFWAAAPLAGWGEIIEDPITNSCKPNWAAKGLKNTLYTMGLAGFAFALPVISMIVVYAYIYHRSKVSARFMNNDPHKNPSEEEARQRQQSAILRTVIVVVGAFVFCWLPYTIATTFKLFSDTSPPPWLVHLGLMLAAANSSVNPVIYSLFDKTMRGEYKAIYRTCKRKPGEVDDADGVRCRRISSNLATSNNTRISNDTINKVLNVTVTDSPPVLRKEKWTKEGTTLNIHDITKKLENARRETWV